The following coding sequences lie in one Spirosoma sp. KUDC1026 genomic window:
- a CDS encoding RelA/SpoT family protein: protein MMNAVERRPSPEPVIDLEQERQEILKRYRRLLRAAKPSLKGDDAKLIKKAFNTSAEAHKNMRRRSGEPYIYHPLAVAQIAVEEIGLGPTSIVAALLHDVVEDTDTTIADIDRAFGPKVARIIDGLTKISGYFEYGTSQQAENFRKMLLTLSDDVRVILVKLADRLHNMRTLDSMPRDKQLKIASETIYIYAPLAHRLGLYAIKSELEDLYLKHVEPEAYKDIARKLRETKLSRDRFINRFIEPIDKDLAETGLAYVIKGRPKSIYSIWNKLNKSNKPFEEIYDLFAVRVIMNVPQEQEKAACWRAYSIVTDHYKPNPDRLKDWISTPRTNGYESLHTTVMSKSGQWVEVQIRSERMNEIAEKGYAAHWKYKGNDTQTGAGIETWISQVRDMIESAGSGDKKAAIEFVDDFRSNLYSEEVFVFTPKGDLKVLQRGATALDFAFDIHTQIGAHCMAAKVNNTLVPLSHVLQNGDQVEVITSNRQKPSEDWLRFVVTSKAKTKIKDLIKEDNKRYVTDGRDLVAKKLRVLRVEMTNEVLNQLRAYFGSKTTDDFFYRVGKGHIDVQELKKFKSDKEAKENRANKLNTDALPDAKAFVKELKKIHGERADADMLLIGEDMDRIDYTLSKCCNPISGDDVFGFVTINEGIKIHRVTCPNAVELMSNHGNRIIKAKWTSQKELAFLAGLRITGTDRVGLVNDVTRVISNELHINMRSVTIDSTDGIFEGNIRLYVHDTGHLETLMRKLERVSGVFEVVRFD, encoded by the coding sequence ATGATGAATGCCGTCGAACGTCGCCCCAGTCCAGAGCCTGTCATTGATTTAGAGCAGGAGCGCCAGGAAATCCTTAAACGCTACCGACGACTGCTACGTGCTGCCAAACCCTCTCTCAAGGGCGATGATGCCAAACTGATAAAAAAAGCCTTTAACACCTCGGCCGAAGCGCACAAAAACATGCGTCGCCGGTCGGGAGAACCATACATCTACCATCCGCTGGCCGTCGCCCAGATTGCCGTTGAGGAAATCGGGCTTGGTCCCACCAGTATCGTCGCGGCCCTGCTACATGATGTGGTGGAAGATACGGATACCACCATTGCTGATATTGACCGGGCCTTTGGGCCCAAAGTAGCCCGGATTATTGATGGGCTTACTAAGATTTCGGGCTACTTTGAATACGGTACGTCGCAGCAGGCGGAGAACTTCCGCAAGATGCTACTCACGCTTTCGGACGACGTACGGGTGATTCTGGTAAAGCTGGCTGACCGCCTGCATAATATGCGGACGCTGGATTCGATGCCGCGCGACAAGCAGCTCAAGATTGCTTCGGAAACCATCTATATTTATGCGCCCCTGGCCCACCGTTTGGGCCTGTACGCCATTAAGTCGGAGCTGGAAGACTTGTACCTGAAACACGTTGAGCCGGAAGCCTACAAGGACATTGCCCGGAAGCTGCGCGAAACCAAGCTTTCCCGCGATCGGTTCATCAACCGGTTTATCGAACCCATCGATAAGGATCTGGCCGAAACGGGACTTGCCTACGTTATCAAAGGACGGCCAAAATCGATTTATTCGATCTGGAATAAGCTTAACAAATCGAATAAACCGTTCGAGGAAATTTATGATCTGTTCGCCGTTCGGGTCATTATGAACGTACCCCAGGAGCAGGAAAAAGCGGCCTGCTGGCGGGCGTATTCAATCGTAACAGATCATTACAAACCAAATCCCGACCGGTTGAAAGACTGGATCAGTACGCCACGTACGAACGGGTACGAATCATTGCACACGACGGTAATGAGTAAGTCCGGGCAGTGGGTAGAGGTCCAGATTCGTTCGGAGCGGATGAACGAGATTGCCGAAAAAGGATACGCGGCCCACTGGAAATACAAAGGTAACGACACCCAGACCGGTGCCGGGATCGAAACCTGGATCAGCCAGGTGCGCGATATGATCGAATCGGCGGGTAGTGGCGATAAGAAAGCCGCTATTGAGTTCGTGGACGATTTCCGGTCGAACCTTTACAGCGAAGAAGTCTTTGTCTTCACCCCGAAAGGGGATCTGAAAGTCCTGCAGCGGGGGGCAACGGCGCTCGACTTCGCCTTCGACATTCACACGCAGATCGGCGCACACTGTATGGCCGCCAAAGTCAACAATACACTGGTTCCGCTGAGTCACGTACTGCAGAACGGCGATCAGGTTGAGGTCATTACGTCGAACCGGCAGAAACCCAGCGAAGACTGGCTGCGGTTTGTGGTTACCTCAAAGGCCAAAACCAAGATCAAAGATTTGATCAAGGAAGACAACAAACGCTACGTTACCGACGGGCGCGATCTGGTTGCCAAGAAACTGCGGGTGCTGCGGGTGGAGATGACCAACGAAGTACTGAACCAGCTGCGGGCGTATTTTGGCTCTAAAACGACGGACGATTTCTTTTATCGGGTGGGTAAAGGCCACATCGATGTGCAGGAACTGAAGAAGTTCAAATCGGACAAGGAAGCTAAGGAAAACCGCGCCAATAAACTCAACACCGACGCCCTGCCCGATGCCAAGGCGTTCGTGAAAGAGCTAAAGAAGATCCACGGTGAACGCGCGGACGCCGATATGCTGCTGATTGGCGAGGATATGGACCGGATCGACTATACGCTGTCCAAATGCTGCAACCCAATTTCGGGCGATGATGTGTTTGGTTTCGTGACGATCAACGAAGGTATCAAGATTCACCGCGTTACGTGTCCTAATGCCGTTGAACTGATGTCGAATCACGGCAACCGAATCATCAAAGCCAAATGGACGTCCCAGAAAGAACTGGCTTTCCTGGCGGGACTACGCATCACAGGCACCGACCGGGTGGGGCTGGTCAACGACGTAACGCGGGTGATCAGCAACGAACTACACATCAACATGCGGTCGGTCACGATTGACTCGACGGACGGCATTTTCGAGGGAAATATCCGTTTATACGTTCATGATACGGGCCACCTCGAAACGCTGATGCGCAAGCTGGAGCGGGTTTCGGGTGTCTTTGAAGTCGTGCGCTTCGACTAG